From the genome of Pantoea alfalfae, one region includes:
- the ygiD gene encoding 4,5-DOPA dioxygenase extradiol: protein MSQLRMPALFLGHGSPMNALEENRYTAAWRHAGDTLPRPRAIIAVSAHWYTRGTAVTAMAQPKTIHDFGGFPQALFDTRYPAPGSPELARQLAEQLAPVEVKLDQDWGLDHGSWGVLIKMYPDADIPVVQLSIDGTRPAAWHFEMGQKLAALRDQGVMIVASGNVVHNLRKVRWDGNSEVYPWASSFEQFVRDNLAVQSDAASHPLVNFMDHPGAALSNPTPEHYLPLLYVLGARQPDETISIPVDGMEMGAISMLSVQVG, encoded by the coding sequence ATGAGCCAGTTACGCATGCCAGCCCTGTTTTTAGGCCATGGCAGCCCGATGAATGCCCTTGAAGAGAACCGCTATACCGCCGCGTGGCGTCACGCTGGCGATACGCTGCCACGTCCACGCGCAATTATTGCGGTTTCGGCGCACTGGTATACGCGTGGCACCGCCGTGACGGCAATGGCACAGCCGAAGACCATTCATGATTTTGGTGGCTTCCCACAGGCGCTGTTTGATACGCGCTATCCGGCACCGGGATCGCCTGAACTGGCTCGGCAGCTGGCAGAGCAGTTAGCGCCCGTCGAGGTGAAGCTGGATCAGGATTGGGGACTGGACCATGGCTCCTGGGGTGTCCTGATTAAGATGTACCCGGATGCCGATATTCCGGTGGTACAGCTCAGTATTGACGGCACCAGACCTGCGGCATGGCACTTTGAGATGGGCCAGAAACTGGCAGCACTGCGCGATCAGGGCGTAATGATTGTCGCCAGCGGCAACGTGGTGCATAACCTGCGTAAAGTGCGCTGGGATGGCAACAGCGAAGTCTATCCGTGGGCCAGCAGTTTTGAGCAGTTTGTCCGCGATAACCTGGCGGTGCAGAGCGATGCCGCTTCTCATCCGCTGGTTAATTTTATGGACCATCCTGGCGCGGCGCTTTCTAACCCAACACCTGAGCACTATCTGCCGCTGCTCTATGTACTGGGCGCACGTCAGCCGGATGAGACAATCAGCATTCCGGTTGATGGCATGGAGATGGGTGCCATCAGCATGTTGTCGGTTCAGGTAGGTTAG
- a CDS encoding glutathionylspermidine synthase family protein, translating to MERIAISERPGWREKATEFGFRFHTMHGEPYWCEDAYYQFTLAQIEHLEDVTAELHQMCLQVVEKVVNSEALLTKFRIPKHTWDFVRDSWHQRQPSLYSRLDLAWDGKGDVKLLENNADTPTSLYEAAFFQWLWLEDQLNAGQLPAGSDQFNSLQEKLIERFAALHQQHGFNWLHFACCRDTDEDRGTVQYLQDCATEAGLPSEFLYIDEIGLGEKGEFTDAHDQVISNLFKLYPWEFMLREMFSTKLGDAGVRWLEPAWKSIISNKALLPLLWEMFPNHPNLLPAWFAEDDVPHMEKYVVKPLFSREGANIRIVENGQEIARVDGPYGEEGMIVQQFHPLPKFGDSYTLIGSWLIDDQPAGIGLREDRDLITQDLSRFYPHAFIG from the coding sequence ATGGAACGCATTGCCATTTCAGAGCGCCCGGGCTGGCGCGAAAAAGCCACCGAATTCGGTTTTCGTTTTCACACCATGCATGGCGAGCCCTACTGGTGTGAAGATGCTTATTATCAGTTCACGCTGGCGCAAATTGAGCATCTGGAAGATGTTACCGCTGAGTTGCATCAGATGTGCCTGCAGGTGGTGGAAAAAGTGGTCAACAGCGAAGCGCTGCTGACTAAATTCCGCATTCCTAAGCATACCTGGGATTTCGTGCGCGATTCATGGCATCAGCGTCAGCCATCGCTGTACTCTCGTCTGGATCTCGCCTGGGATGGCAAGGGTGATGTTAAACTGCTGGAGAACAATGCCGATACGCCGACCTCGCTGTATGAAGCGGCATTTTTCCAGTGGCTCTGGCTGGAAGACCAGCTTAACGCCGGTCAACTCCCCGCCGGCAGCGATCAGTTTAATAGCCTGCAGGAAAAGCTGATTGAACGCTTTGCCGCGTTACACCAGCAGCACGGCTTTAACTGGCTGCACTTCGCCTGCTGCCGCGACACCGACGAAGATCGTGGCACCGTGCAGTATCTTCAGGATTGCGCCACCGAAGCGGGTCTGCCGAGTGAATTTCTCTATATTGATGAGATTGGCCTGGGCGAAAAAGGTGAATTCACCGACGCTCATGATCAGGTGATTAGTAACCTGTTCAAGCTCTATCCGTGGGAGTTCATGCTGCGTGAAATGTTCTCTACCAAGCTGGGCGATGCTGGCGTGCGCTGGCTGGAACCGGCATGGAAAAGCATCATTTCGAACAAAGCTCTGCTGCCGCTGCTGTGGGAGATGTTCCCAAATCATCCTAACCTGCTGCCCGCCTGGTTCGCAGAAGATGACGTGCCACACATGGAAAAATATGTGGTGAAGCCACTGTTTTCACGTGAAGGCGCTAACATCCGGATCGTGGAAAATGGTCAGGAGATTGCCCGCGTTGATGGGCCGTACGGCGAAGAAGGAATGATCGTCCAGCAGTTCCATCCGCTGCCAAAATTTGGCGACAGTTATACGCTGATTGGAAGCTGGCTGATCGACGATCAACCGGCCGGAATCGGCCTGCGTGAAGATCGTGACCTGATCACTCAGGATCTTTCCCGTTTCTATCCGCACGCCTTTATCGGTTAA
- a CDS encoding DUF1190 family protein yields the protein MKRTKSIRYAAFRKSWQARHLTPVAIAVSAVFMLAGCEQNDETVSMYQNADDCSKANPGQSAQCTTAFNEAKKEAERTAPKYATREDCVAEFGENQCQQTPAQAGVGTTNAESQQSGGSFWMPLMAGYMMGRMMGGGSGFAQQPLFSPKNARSPANGQFVDASGRNYGAATSGKTMTVPKTALAPKPATTSTITRGGFGETVAKQNSMQRSSATGTSSRSMGG from the coding sequence ATGAAACGCACAAAATCTATTCGCTATGCCGCTTTTCGTAAGAGCTGGCAGGCACGCCATTTAACGCCTGTTGCTATCGCCGTTTCGGCGGTATTTATGCTGGCTGGCTGTGAACAGAACGATGAAACGGTTTCGATGTACCAGAACGCCGATGACTGTTCGAAAGCCAATCCGGGCCAGAGTGCGCAATGTACCACCGCATTCAATGAGGCCAAAAAAGAGGCGGAACGCACCGCGCCAAAATATGCCACCCGTGAAGATTGTGTCGCTGAATTTGGCGAAAACCAGTGTCAGCAGACACCGGCTCAGGCAGGCGTGGGCACCACCAATGCGGAATCACAGCAGAGCGGCGGCAGCTTCTGGATGCCACTGATGGCGGGTTACATGATGGGCCGCATGATGGGCGGTGGTTCGGGCTTTGCGCAGCAACCGCTGTTCTCTCCGAAAAATGCCCGCAGCCCGGCCAATGGTCAGTTTGTTGATGCATCGGGCCGTAACTATGGCGCAGCTACCTCTGGCAAAACCATGACTGTGCCGAAAACGGCGCTGGCACCAAAACCGGCGACCACGTCGACCATTACCCGTGGTGGCTTTGGTGAAACCGTCGCGAAGCAGAACAGCATGCAGCGCAGCAGCGCCACCGGCACCTCCAGCCGCTCAATGGGAGGCTAA